In Mercurialis annua linkage group LG6, ddMerAnnu1.2, whole genome shotgun sequence, the following are encoded in one genomic region:
- the LOC126653870 gene encoding uncharacterized protein LOC126653870, producing MDQNSRQNKKRVREDDSGCNSPESKLVRVDSFEKVTETSPDMKDGSGIDSGVDSDVSSPEAKRLEDDLFNIFDESDEPVIQGLDSVIKSFEEEMLVPVADMETVNPAGVMLCGGCSQPDLGYLLKASDDELGLPPSFSGEEDKVSVTDFTADTETETSRSGCGSAGGFGEMLGFEKKIPNYDSFEFGFGVDSVSLSYNDSGDFVALGGLFDYSDESFVPAEMSAVQWQPESLSAL from the coding sequence ATGGACCAGAACTCTAGACAAAATAAAAAGCGAGTCCGCGAGGATGACTCGGGGTGTAACTCGCCTGAGTCTAAACTCGTTCGAGTTGATTCGTTTGAGAAGGTGACGGAGACCTCTCCGGATATGAAAGATGGCTCGGGAATTGACTCCGGTGTTGACTCGGATGTGAGCTCGCCTGAGGCGAAGCGCTTAGAGGACGATTTGTTTAACATTTTTGACGAGTCGGATGAGCCGGTGATTCAAGGTCTTGACTCGGTGATTAAAAGCTTCGAAGAGGAAATGCTCGTTCCGGTTGCTGACATGGAAACGGTTAATCCTGCAGGTGTAATGTTGTGCGGTGGTTGTTCTCAGCCGGATCTAGGTTACCTCCTTAAGGCGTCCGACGACGAGCTTGGTTTGCCGCCGAGCTTCTCCGGCGAGGAAGATAAAGTTAGTGTTACCGACTTTACGGCGGATACAGAGACGGAAACTAGCAGATCTGGATGTGGAAGCGCCGGCGGTTTTGGAGAGATGCTAGGGTTTGAAAAAAAGATACCGAATTATGACTCGTTTGAGTTTGGATTCGGTGTCGACTCGGTTAGTCTTAGTTATAATGATAGTGGTGATTTTGTGGCGTTAGGAGGTTTGTTTGATTATTCCGACGAGAGTTTTGTTCCGGCGGAGATGTCGGCTGTGCAGTGGCAGCCTGAGTCACTCTCTGCCTTGTAG